From Solidesulfovibrio fructosivorans JJ]:
CATCCTGTTTCTGGCCGACAACCTCATCGAATTCTTCGCCGGGAAAAAACGGCCGCCGTTGCAGATTCACGGCCTGCCCGAGGTCCTCGACGCCATCGCCGCCCATCTTTTGAACGACACCATCTGGCCGGATTTCACCGTCATCCCGGAAAATTCGCCGGTTCTGACCTATGCCCCCATGGCCCCGGGCGAGCCCGTCGTCATCGGCGAGCTTACCGTGGCGACCTACCCGGTCAACCACGCCAAGGCCGCCTCGGGCTACGTGCTGTGGGAAGACGGCGGGGCGAAAAACCTGGCTTATACCGGCGACACCGGCCCCTGCGACGCCTGGTGGGACTTTTGCGACGCGCTTCCCTTCTCCCTGCGCCACCTTGTCACCGAAGCCTCCTTTCCGTCGGATATGGAGGCCCTGGCCACCGCGTCCAAGCACCTCACCCCGCGTCTTTTGCGCGCCGAGCTTCGCAAGCTGCGCGCCAGCCCCGAAATCCACATCTACCATATGAAGGCCCCTTTCGCCGCCCGCATCGAAGACGAGCTGGAACGCGAACTGGCCGGGCATTCCTATCATCTGCTGCGCGAACATGATTGCATCACCATCTGAATTCACCGATTTCGCCGCGTTTGCGGCCTATCTCGACAGCCTGGGTCTTTTCCACATGGAGCTCGGGCCGCACCGGATGCAGGCGGCACTGGCCGGCATGCGCCTTTCCACCCTGCCCCATCTGGCCGTCCAGGTCGTCGGCACCAACGGCAAGGGCTCCACGGGCGCCTTTCTCGCCGCCATGCTGGCCGCCCACGGTCTGCCCACCGGGCTCTACCTTTCGCCCCACTTCGTCGACGTGCGCGAGCGCATTCTCATGAACGGGCGCATGCTCGACC
This genomic window contains:
- a CDS encoding 3',5'-cyclic-nucleotide phosphodiesterase, whose translation is MNLRVLGCSGSDLPGHNLTAFLVNDTVLLDAGTVTSALDLAAQARIEHIFVSHAHLDHIKDILFLADNLIEFFAGKKRPPLQIHGLPEVLDAIAAHLLNDTIWPDFTVIPENSPVLTYAPMAPGEPVVIGELTVATYPVNHAKAASGYVLWEDGGAKNLAYTGDTGPCDAWWDFCDALPFSLRHLVTEASFPSDMEALATASKHLTPRLLRAELRKLRASPEIHIYHMKAPFAARIEDELERELAGHSYHLLREHDCITI